In Kushneria marisflavi, the following are encoded in one genomic region:
- a CDS encoding Nif3-like dinuclear metal center hexameric protein gives MTERRVLLEDMKSLLAPQRFKDFTVNGLQVEGSERVRRVMSGVTASQNLLDEAVAWQADMVLVHHGYFWKNEPVAITGMKQRRIATLLGHDINLVAWHLPLDAHSTLGNNVLLAQRMGWTVRGVLDGEVGQGLLYHGEMAECSQQTLAEQLHQQLAHKPLMISGHDRPVRRIAWCTGGAQDMIIDAAEAGMDAFVSGEVSERTTHLAREMGITYYAAGHHATERDGIRALGEWLAQRHDIEHRFVDIDNPV, from the coding sequence ATGACTGAGCGCAGGGTGTTGCTGGAAGACATGAAGTCACTGCTCGCGCCGCAGCGTTTCAAGGACTTTACCGTCAATGGTCTACAGGTGGAGGGTAGTGAACGGGTCAGGCGTGTCATGAGCGGAGTGACGGCCAGCCAGAATCTGCTCGATGAAGCGGTGGCATGGCAGGCTGATATGGTGCTGGTTCATCATGGTTATTTCTGGAAAAACGAACCGGTGGCGATTACCGGCATGAAGCAGCGCCGCATCGCCACGCTTTTGGGTCATGACATTAATCTGGTGGCCTGGCATCTACCGCTGGACGCGCACTCGACGCTTGGCAATAACGTTCTGCTGGCGCAGCGCATGGGCTGGACGGTACGGGGCGTCCTTGACGGTGAGGTGGGGCAGGGACTTTTATATCATGGCGAGATGGCCGAGTGCTCGCAGCAGACGCTGGCCGAGCAGCTTCACCAGCAGCTGGCACACAAGCCATTGATGATTTCAGGTCATGATCGCCCTGTCCGACGTATTGCATGGTGTACGGGCGGTGCGCAGGACATGATTATTGATGCGGCAGAGGCCGGTATGGATGCTTTTGTTTCCGGTGAGGTGTCGGAGCGAACCACACATCTGGCCCGGGAGATGGGGATTACCTATTATGCGGCCGGCCATCATGCCACCGAGCGTGATGGTATAAGAGCACTGGGCGAGTGGCTGGCACAGCGCCATGATATCGAGCATCGCTTTGTCGATATCGACAATCCGGTATAG
- a CDS encoding Do family serine endopeptidase, which yields MRRFLVPLIWPVVCGVLLALVMLDHMPQIIDSGDRSASDGRQGQTVTLPSVTPTPTPPVQRTPPITRNAAPLQRGPGTASYSDAVQHAAPAVVNVYSSRLVERDHHPLMSDPFFEQFFGNSQSGRRRMLSSLGSGVIVSDEGYILTNNHVISGADEVQVALRDGRETLATVIGTDPETDLAVLKIDLNNLPVIDLADATNTRVGDIALAIGNPFGVGQTVTMGIISATGRNHLGLNAYEDFIQTDAAINPGNSGGALVNAEGALVGINTAIFSRTGGSQGIGFAIPTNLAHGILNDLVTRGRVVRGWLGIEAREVSSSLASSLDINAPRGVVVSDVVDGGPAAQAGIKVGDLILSIDGKPLLDAQTAMVDIAEIEPGKQLPIELYRNGKRFQVTVSVGERPSRPVTPVQPDS from the coding sequence ATGCGCCGATTTCTGGTGCCCCTGATCTGGCCTGTTGTCTGTGGTGTATTGCTGGCGCTGGTCATGCTGGATCACATGCCACAGATCATCGACAGTGGCGACCGCTCTGCCAGCGATGGCCGGCAGGGCCAGACCGTTACGCTCCCATCCGTGACACCGACGCCCACCCCTCCCGTTCAGCGCACGCCGCCCATCACACGAAATGCAGCACCCCTTCAGCGCGGCCCCGGCACGGCAAGTTATTCCGACGCCGTACAGCATGCTGCCCCTGCCGTGGTCAACGTCTATTCGTCAAGGCTGGTAGAGCGTGATCATCACCCACTGATGTCCGACCCCTTCTTCGAGCAGTTTTTTGGCAACAGTCAATCCGGGCGCCGTCGCATGCTGTCGAGTCTTGGCTCCGGCGTCATCGTCAGCGATGAGGGCTATATCCTCACCAACAACCACGTGATCAGCGGCGCCGATGAAGTACAGGTGGCCCTGCGAGACGGCCGAGAAACGCTGGCCACCGTGATCGGCACCGACCCGGAAACAGATCTGGCCGTGCTCAAGATCGATCTGAATAATCTGCCGGTCATTGACCTTGCCGATGCGACCAATACCCGCGTTGGCGACATCGCCCTGGCCATTGGCAATCCCTTCGGCGTGGGACAGACCGTGACCATGGGCATCATCAGCGCCACCGGCCGCAATCATCTGGGCCTGAACGCCTATGAGGATTTCATCCAGACGGACGCGGCAATCAACCCGGGCAATTCAGGAGGAGCGCTGGTCAATGCAGAAGGAGCACTGGTGGGCATCAACACGGCCATCTTCTCGCGCACCGGCGGATCGCAGGGCATCGGGTTTGCCATTCCCACCAATCTGGCGCATGGCATCCTCAACGATCTGGTGACCCGCGGGCGTGTGGTCAGGGGCTGGCTGGGCATCGAGGCGAGAGAGGTCAGTTCCAGCCTGGCCTCGTCGCTGGACATCAACGCCCCGCGCGGGGTCGTGGTCTCGGATGTCGTGGATGGTGGGCCGGCAGCTCAGGCGGGTATCAAGGTAGGTGATCTGATTCTGTCGATAGACGGCAAGCCGCTGCTGGATGCCCAGACAGCCATGGTGGATATTGCAGAAATCGAACCCGGCAAGCAGTTACCGATAGAGCTTTATCGCAACGGCAAACGATTCCAGGTGACGGTCAGCGTGGGGGAGCGCCCCAGCCGACCGGTGACGCCGGTTCAGCCCGACAGCTGA
- a CDS encoding YhcB family protein, whose product MNEGNIDWVVAIVALLAGIVIGVLIRHFSGSQRATSQKLKQRLAETELELKELRENVNTHFADVTTLARNITRQSEELQARLDADVSALASDPSLKRRPNTDALEESEEDTGALHIPRDYADSNGTLDESYGLRQKQENHGTDPQPPRY is encoded by the coding sequence GTGAACGAAGGCAATATTGATTGGGTAGTCGCCATTGTGGCACTGCTGGCAGGTATCGTGATCGGCGTGCTGATTCGCCATTTTTCGGGCAGCCAGAGAGCCACCAGCCAGAAACTCAAGCAGCGTCTGGCCGAAACCGAACTTGAACTCAAGGAACTGCGCGAGAACGTGAACACGCACTTTGCGGACGTCACGACGCTGGCACGCAATATCACTCGCCAGAGTGAAGAACTTCAGGCCCGGCTCGACGCCGACGTCAGCGCTCTGGCCAGCGACCCGTCACTCAAGCGCCGCCCGAATACTGATGCACTCGAAGAGAGCGAAGAAGATACCGGCGCTCTTCACATCCCACGTGATTACGCCGACAGCAATGGAACGCTTGATGAAAGCTACGGGCTGCGTCAGAAGCAGGAAAATCACGGTACCGACCCGCAACCTCCCCGCTATTGA
- the zapE gene encoding cell division protein ZapE: protein MSRLSPREQYRQDLEREGFQHDSSQEKAVEHLQRLYEALTSRPRPKPATAAADNGIKSKMSGFFGKKSAPSAPSAPAEPDIKGLYFWGGVGRGKTWLVDTFHDSLPFDDKMRTHFHRFMQRVHKELEIHKGQKNPLTQVAVKLAGEARVICLDEFFVKDITDAMILGNLLDALFAQGVVLVTTSNIVPDELYKNGLQRDRFLPAIDLLNRHCEVVNVDAGIDYRMRTLTREEVFHTPAGDSADEALQESFAHLAGEPGEEETLRINGRALKARRCHEGVVWFDFKTLCDGPRSQNDYIELSRQYHSVLISNVPVMGAAIEDQARRFINLVDEFYDRAVKLVMSAEAEPESLYSGGELAFEFERTVSRLQEMQSSDYLALTHKP, encoded by the coding sequence ATGTCCAGACTTTCCCCGCGAGAACAGTACCGGCAGGATCTTGAACGCGAAGGCTTCCAGCATGACAGCTCTCAGGAGAAGGCCGTCGAGCATCTCCAGCGTCTTTATGAAGCGCTGACCAGTCGGCCGCGCCCGAAACCTGCCACAGCTGCGGCGGATAATGGGATCAAGTCGAAAATGTCAGGCTTTTTTGGCAAAAAAAGTGCTCCGTCAGCGCCGAGCGCGCCTGCCGAGCCCGATATCAAGGGGCTCTATTTCTGGGGCGGCGTAGGTCGAGGCAAGACATGGCTGGTGGACACCTTTCATGACAGCCTGCCCTTTGATGACAAGATGCGCACGCACTTTCATCGCTTCATGCAGCGGGTGCACAAGGAACTTGAAATTCACAAGGGTCAGAAAAATCCTTTGACTCAGGTAGCGGTAAAACTGGCCGGTGAGGCCAGAGTCATCTGCCTTGACGAGTTTTTCGTCAAGGACATTACCGATGCCATGATCCTCGGCAATCTGCTCGATGCCCTTTTTGCCCAGGGTGTAGTGCTGGTGACAACGTCCAACATCGTGCCGGATGAGCTGTATAAAAACGGTCTGCAGCGGGATCGCTTTCTGCCCGCCATCGATCTGCTCAACCGCCACTGCGAGGTGGTCAATGTCGACGCGGGGATCGATTATCGAATGCGCACACTGACCCGCGAAGAGGTGTTTCATACACCGGCCGGTGACAGTGCTGACGAGGCCTTGCAGGAGAGTTTTGCGCATCTGGCAGGAGAACCGGGTGAAGAAGAGACACTGCGTATCAATGGGCGAGCGCTGAAGGCTCGCCGCTGCCATGAGGGCGTGGTCTGGTTCGATTTCAAAACGCTTTGTGATGGCCCGCGCAGCCAAAACGACTATATCGAGCTCTCAAGGCAGTATCACAGCGTTCTGATTTCCAATGTACCGGTCATGGGGGCGGCCATCGAGGATCAGGCGCGCCGTTTCATCAATCTGGTAGATGAGTTCTATGATCGCGCCGTCAAGCTGGTCATGTCGGCGGAAGCCGAGCCGGAATCGCTCTACAGCGGTGGCGAGCTTGCCTTTGAATTCGAGCGTACCGTGTCGCGTTTGCAGGAGATGCAATCAAGCGATTATCTGGCGTTGACTCACAAGCCCTGA
- the hisD gene encoding histidinol dehydrogenase: MDKQSIHRLSTRQPDFEARLGALLDWESVSSAEVQQSVDRIIADVRSRGDAAVIDLTRQFDRLDVQDMSALTLTAERLERAWQGLPEAQRQALAVAGDRIRAYHERQKPESWSYQEADGTLLGQKVTPLDRAGVYVPGGKAAYPSSVLMNVIPAHVAGVEDIVMVVPTPDGVLNELVLAAAHVAGVARVFTIGGAQAVAALAYGTETIPKVDKIVGPGNIFVATAKRAVFGQVGIDMIAGPSEILVVSDGGTDPDWLAMDLFSQAEHDEDAQAILISWDARHLEAVAESIERLLPTLERADIVRESLSRRGALILVEDETQALTLINRIAPEHLELSVEEPQRLVEHVRHAGAIFMGRYTAEALGDYCAGPNHVLPTSGTARFSSPLGVYDFQKRSSLIQCSPQGASTLGQTASVLARGESLTAHARSAENRIDSHKR; encoded by the coding sequence ATGGACAAACAGAGCATACATCGACTTTCTACACGGCAGCCGGATTTTGAAGCCCGGCTGGGTGCACTGCTGGACTGGGAGAGCGTTTCAAGCGCCGAGGTCCAGCAAAGCGTTGATCGCATCATCGCTGATGTTCGCAGTCGCGGTGATGCTGCCGTGATCGATCTGACCCGTCAGTTCGATCGCCTTGATGTTCAGGACATGTCGGCACTGACGTTGACGGCCGAACGGCTTGAGCGGGCGTGGCAGGGGCTGCCGGAAGCGCAGCGTCAGGCGCTGGCAGTGGCGGGCGATCGCATTCGCGCCTATCACGAGCGGCAAAAGCCCGAATCCTGGTCCTATCAGGAGGCCGACGGCACCCTGCTGGGTCAGAAGGTGACGCCACTCGACAGGGCAGGGGTCTACGTGCCCGGCGGCAAGGCGGCTTATCCGTCATCGGTGCTGATGAATGTTATTCCGGCGCATGTCGCTGGGGTAGAAGACATCGTCATGGTCGTGCCGACACCGGATGGCGTGCTCAATGAGCTGGTGCTGGCTGCCGCACACGTGGCCGGTGTCGCGCGGGTGTTCACCATCGGCGGCGCTCAGGCCGTGGCAGCCTTGGCCTATGGCACAGAAACGATCCCGAAGGTCGACAAGATCGTGGGGCCGGGCAATATTTTTGTGGCCACGGCCAAGCGCGCCGTGTTCGGGCAGGTCGGCATCGACATGATCGCCGGGCCGTCCGAGATTCTGGTAGTGTCCGATGGCGGCACCGATCCAGACTGGCTGGCCATGGACCTGTTCTCCCAGGCCGAGCACGACGAAGATGCCCAGGCCATTTTGATCAGCTGGGATGCTCGGCATCTGGAAGCCGTCGCAGAAAGCATCGAGCGTCTGCTGCCGACGCTTGAGCGTGCCGACATTGTTCGTGAATCGCTGTCGCGTCGCGGAGCCCTGATTCTTGTGGAGGACGAGACGCAGGCGCTGACGCTGATCAATCGCATTGCCCCGGAGCATCTGGAACTTTCGGTAGAAGAGCCGCAGCGGCTGGTTGAACACGTTCGTCATGCCGGTGCCATCTTCATGGGGCGCTACACTGCCGAAGCGTTGGGCGATTACTGTGCCGGGCCCAACCATGTCCTGCCGACTTCCGGTACGGCGCGTTTTTCCTCGCCACTGGGTGTCTATGACTTCCAGAAGCGCTCGTCGCTGATCCAGTGCTCGCCGCAGGGTGCGTCAACACTGGGGCAGACCGCATCGGTGCTGGCAAGAGGTGAGTCGCTGACGGCGCACGCTCGTTCGGCAGAAAACCGTATCGATAGCCACAAGCGCTGA